In one window of Hevea brasiliensis isolate MT/VB/25A 57/8 chromosome 10, ASM3005281v1, whole genome shotgun sequence DNA:
- the LOC110631619 gene encoding probable inactive poly [ADP-ribose] polymerase SRO2 isoform X1: MSSTLILQKQKVQVYIEDRGSVIIDNDEDKILDADAENCEAHSGYNNNINDSFEDFTRNGMVKIGEGSAEHDLIKKTLLEGLGTHAKDTRIVAIHKNSVSGSAGKARWLTFRIFSQAVAERRSGNANLRFAWFGASREEICQVISHGFSQCGETSNGQSHGVGISLSPAKFSIDSVASSAVDENGLRHILLCRVVLGKMEMIPAGSKQFQPSSTDFDSGVDDIVEPRRFIVWSAFMNSHIFPSYVISIKAPSFNCLKRNQVRLSRRPTSPWMSFPALLSILSKFLDPSQMALIFKSHDDFKKNKITRLQLIRRVRQMTGDKLLIDIIKSCKEKLVIRTSSRGTKY; the protein is encoded by the exons ATGTCTTCCACCCTCATTCTCCAG AAGCAGAAAGTGCAAGTTTATATTGAAGATCGAGGGTCTGTGATAATTGACAATGATGAAGACAAAATTTTGGATGCTGATGCTGAAAACTGTGAGGCTCATTCgggttataataataatattaatgacAGTTTCGAGGATTTTACTCGCAATGGAATGGTCAAGATTGGAGAAGGAAGCGCTGAGCATGACTTAATCAAGAAGACATTGCTTGAGGGTCTTGGAACACATGCAAAGGACACTAGGATTGTTGCCATACACAAAAACTCAGTGTCTGGTTCAGCAGGGAAAGCTCGGTGGCTTACTTTCAGGATTTTTTCACAGGCGGTGGCTGAAAGGCGCTCTGGGAATGCTAATCTGCGGTTTGCTTGGTTTGGTGCTTCCAGAGAGGAGATTTGTCAAGTCATTTCCCATGGATTTAGTCAGTGCGGTGAAACTTCTAATGGTCAATCGCATGGTGTTGGCATTTCTCTTTCTCCTGCAAAATTTTCCATTGATAG TGTGGCATCATCGGCTGTTGATGAAAATGGTCTAAGGCATATATTGTTATGCCGCGTAGTACTGGGAAAGATGGAAATGATTCCTGCAGGTTCCAAGCAATTTCAACCGAGTTCAACAGATTTCGATTCTGGTGTTGACGATATTGTAGAACCTAGAAGATTCATTGTGTGGAGTGCTTTCATGAATTCTCACATCTTCCCTAGTTATGTCATCAGTATTAAGGCCCCCTCCTTCAATT GTTTGAAGAGAAATCAAGTGAGGCTCTCCAGAAGACCCACCTCACCATGGATGAGCTTTCCCGCTTTGTTGTCTATATTGTCTAAGTTTTTAGATCCTTCTCAGATGGCTTTGATTTTCAAATCTCATGATGACTTTAAA AAAAACAAAATTACAAGACTGCAACTAATCCGAAGGGTGAGGCAGATGACTGGAGACAAGCTCTTGATTGATATAATTAAATCTTGTAAAGAAAAG CTTGTGATCAGAACATCTAGCAGGGGCACCAAATATTGA
- the LOC110631671 gene encoding uncharacterized protein LOC110631671 yields the protein MSIQPQQQPVVVYPNTVTGQPPPAFHSHSNGSFGTVFIVLAMISVISAIACCLGRLCNKRTQGNTHSKPSKQSQPNPNVRPKERGKERERGREREGDLEFGFEKGFPKGRPGGNGDGRGHKPSENGHMKAASYTVDAGHLKPGP from the coding sequence CACAACAACAGCCTGTTGTCGTTTACCCCAACACCGTTACTGGGCAGCCACCACCGGCTTTCCACTCTCACTCAAATGGATCATTTGGGACTGTTTTTATAGTTCTTGCCATGATTAGTGTTATATCAGCTATTGCTTGTTGCCTTGGCAGGCTCTGCAACAAGCGTACTCAAGGCAACACACACAGTAAACCCAGTAAGCAGAGCCAGCCAAACCCTAATGTTCGCCCCAAAGAAAGGGGAAAGGAGAGGGAGAGgggaagagaaagagaaggagaCCTTGAGTTTGGGTTTGAGAAGGGATTCCCAAAAGGTAGGCCAGGTGGAAATGGAGATGGTAGAGGACACAAACCATCTGAAAATGGTCATATGAAAGCTGCAAGTTACACTGTTGATGCTGGCCATCTAAAGCCTGGTCCATAA
- the LOC110631619 gene encoding probable inactive poly [ADP-ribose] polymerase SRO2 isoform X2: MSSTLILQKQKVQVYIEDRGSVIIDNDEDKILDADAENCEAHSGYNNNINDSFEDFTRNGMVKIGEGSAEHDLIKKTLLEGLGTHAKDTRIVAIHKNSVSGSAGKARWLTFRIFSQAVAERRSGNANLRFAWFGASREEICQVISHGFSQCGETSNGQSHGVGISLSPAKFSIDSVASSAVDENGLRHILLCRVVLGKMEMIPAGSKQFQPSSTDFDSGVDDIVEPRRFIVWSAFMNSHIFPSYVISIKAPSFNCLKRNQVRLSRRPTSPWMSFPALLSILSKFLDPSQMALIFKSHDDFKKNKITRLQLIRRVRQMTGDKLLIDIIKSCKEKEVS; encoded by the exons ATGTCTTCCACCCTCATTCTCCAG AAGCAGAAAGTGCAAGTTTATATTGAAGATCGAGGGTCTGTGATAATTGACAATGATGAAGACAAAATTTTGGATGCTGATGCTGAAAACTGTGAGGCTCATTCgggttataataataatattaatgacAGTTTCGAGGATTTTACTCGCAATGGAATGGTCAAGATTGGAGAAGGAAGCGCTGAGCATGACTTAATCAAGAAGACATTGCTTGAGGGTCTTGGAACACATGCAAAGGACACTAGGATTGTTGCCATACACAAAAACTCAGTGTCTGGTTCAGCAGGGAAAGCTCGGTGGCTTACTTTCAGGATTTTTTCACAGGCGGTGGCTGAAAGGCGCTCTGGGAATGCTAATCTGCGGTTTGCTTGGTTTGGTGCTTCCAGAGAGGAGATTTGTCAAGTCATTTCCCATGGATTTAGTCAGTGCGGTGAAACTTCTAATGGTCAATCGCATGGTGTTGGCATTTCTCTTTCTCCTGCAAAATTTTCCATTGATAG TGTGGCATCATCGGCTGTTGATGAAAATGGTCTAAGGCATATATTGTTATGCCGCGTAGTACTGGGAAAGATGGAAATGATTCCTGCAGGTTCCAAGCAATTTCAACCGAGTTCAACAGATTTCGATTCTGGTGTTGACGATATTGTAGAACCTAGAAGATTCATTGTGTGGAGTGCTTTCATGAATTCTCACATCTTCCCTAGTTATGTCATCAGTATTAAGGCCCCCTCCTTCAATT GTTTGAAGAGAAATCAAGTGAGGCTCTCCAGAAGACCCACCTCACCATGGATGAGCTTTCCCGCTTTGTTGTCTATATTGTCTAAGTTTTTAGATCCTTCTCAGATGGCTTTGATTTTCAAATCTCATGATGACTTTAAA AAAAACAAAATTACAAGACTGCAACTAATCCGAAGGGTGAGGCAGATGACTGGAGACAAGCTCTTGATTGATATAATTAAATCTTGTAAAGAAAAG GAAGTAAGCTAG